From the genome of Dermacentor andersoni chromosome 3, qqDerAnde1_hic_scaffold, whole genome shotgun sequence:
GCAAAAGTACCACCACATGTTGGCATTGAGGTGCCAATGGATGCTGTGTTGAAAGACTGCGCATCAACatctttttcttggaaaaacaggcTCTGACATTTTACAGTACCggaaatggaaggactctggtaccAGTAAGGAAATTGAACACATAAGTAGTTCTTGAGGTACCATTCCAGTCAGACCTATGAAATGCCCCCTAAACTACAGGTATGACAAGTTATGTTACTACTACAGTTCGATCCAGCAGTAATACCATCTTAATTGCGACCATGTATATTGCCATGGACACAAATACATTATATGTCTTTTATCAGAGAGAAGTGTTTTCCTTGGTTGATGATCATATTTTTTTTCGAACAAAAATGTCATTTGTCTGATATTTTTCATTGTGAATAGAGTATAAGTGTTCTCGTCTTTGTACTAAAGATGTCCTCGTATAACAAACAAAACACTCACAATAACTATGAAAGAAAATGATATCAATGTGAACagtattctttgcctacttcgAGCCTGCCTATCttgtagccaaccggacgttattctggttaacctccctgccctctgcttttctcctccttgcctatctatctatctagccactTACgctgacccagtggcccaagttgtctaccaaTTTGGGCCAATAAGTGCTCGTGATGCCATGGTGACTCCATCATCGTCATCCGAATATTGTCGCGATGTCATCGTGCCTTCTATGCCAAAACAGTGAACCAGTTGTCCAATAGCTTGGGCCGCTAGGTCGCGACGCCATCACGGTCACTGCATCATCattattccagctttgtcatccgactgtcgtcacgccatcgtagtCATAGTCTTCATAATAGAGCCATTGTCATCCCAGTGCACTCATACAGTGTCATGCTATCGTCATCACGGTCTTAATTTCCATCATCGTCATAGCACGTTGGTCACTCTCATCATCATCCATCGTCCTCGTGTCATGGTCACGCTGTCAATGTTATACCATTGTCATCTCATTACCGTTATGCTGCAGTCATCACAATACCTTTGTCATACCATCGACGTCCTATATTTTGTGTCGCTGCGTACTTGTCATACAGCAATCATCATGCCGTTAAGCTCATGGGAGATCTTGGTCTTTGGCAAGCGAGTGCTATACAAAAGCAAGCCAACACTGGAAACAGTGCATGCCACATATAGTAGCGAAAGCAACAGAAGTCGCGGAATGAGCACTACAAATTTTAGATAAACACGACTACAGCAATACCGTGTGTCGCTACATAGCttgaatgctaaacgcattaccatcgGCAGTCATCGTGTGATGGGTTCTGCCGTAATGTTATTTTTATGTTCTCCGGAGAGATTGTACTCTGGTTAAACCACCGATACACATGGGTAATTAAATGCTTGCTGCTGCTTTCACCACTCTTCTCAAGCTACTGTGTCAGCCAGGCGAGATCATGAACACAAATTATTGAGATCTAGTTTGTCAAGACAATTACATAAGACAATCTCCTAGTACTCTTGTACAAGCCAACAGTAGGTCTTTTATTTCCATAATCACTAACAAAGGCCGGCTtagcattttgtgtgtgtgtggctttCAATTAATGCACATGCACTCATTGTTTCTTGAGTTACATACCACATTACTTGTGCAAGGCTCACAATTTTTGAAGTGAAACTTTCTTTGACTAACCTGCCTCCACAGTATTGCATGGCTGCTGCCAAGCTGATATCTCGCCTCGTGCTCCAGCCTGTATGTAGTGCCATTGAGCACACCTTCGTACTGCGTAATCATACACGAGTTCTGCGGCATGTTACACTGCTGTAGcacgtgaaggtgaaagcctgctacACACACGAGACGTtgatttgagggatcgccagccgtttgtgggCAGGCGTGAGTTAGAGCGGGCACGAGAGAAAACCTGGAGGCTTCTGCTCCTTGAatgtatgactctgcctaggcactacggaggaggttagcgcgtgttgtagacgtttgtccctaggcgtgccggcatggcAGTGTgtggtccagtttgtttacgctcggacgctggctgccggcatGGTAGAATAGGTAAAACAGCGGGCACTGACACCCGATTTGGCGACCACTGTGTCGGATGGACTGTCTAGCACCTGCGGCGCTCGGGCTAAGTCaatcgtggcggatcatagctttctcacACCTTACGGCGATGCACCTTGTATACatcatcacagatgtttctgtggcaGCAGTGGCaaccgtagtagagcccgggccgcatatattaaATATCTAGAAGGCAGAGCTCCTTAGCAACCGCAGTTGAACGCAAGTGGCCAAAAGGCTGCCGGTGATGACTCATTCAGAACCAGCGCGGCAAGGCATGCCAGGGCTGTATAAGATAGGTTGGCAGCGACATTGGACGGCCAAATATTTTGTGCggacaccccctggcacgcttcagcCTCCGTGGTACCAatccacgggccgccctgcttgcacctttgatccccccactaccccttgggtgccctggagatcctacgctgcctgctttattataacttcaggtgctctcctgccggttacatgtgccctcatggagcagtgcttgtaaaaaatccatcTATCGTTGCGGcgaaaaagcgacccgcgacttatacaacaccagtcagaaccttgccccttcagacacagcgatcaccaaatggaacacccgtgcccactgcctcaccgcccACTGCCGtgtgggcagccagcggcggagcgtaaactcgaccgcactccgtcATGTCTCGGGGACAAACACATACAACATGCGcgaagaaacctcctccgtagtgcctaggcagagtcatatattcaaggagcaaaagccccaacTTTCTCACGCCTGCGCACAAACAgttggcgatccctcaaatgaacgtctcgttacTACACACTTGGTAATGTGCGGTCTCGCATCATCACGTTGCTGCATTCGCAGTTccgcttcttcggctcgttttcgacacttagctgcggcttcgtgcGCTCATATAGCAGGTTCAGACTTGCACCGTTTTGATCAGCAGGAGACTGAAgtgtatgctgttctgtgttgtAAGAGTGATTTCactgaatgtatgcactgtttgcaTCACTTTGGTAAGcacttgtagcctcagccttacaggggtatgagccgttgAGGTCATGTACCACCACAGACACCACGACTAGACACCACCTGACTAGACACGTTTCTGTACGTCGTACATGTGATTcgaatgaatgtatgcactgcatGCTTGACTTTgcagagtgcttgtagcctcggAATTACGAGAGGTACGAGTCATTGCTGATGGTTTCTGTATCATTGAATCGGACTTAAGGCTTTTGGTTTAATATTTCATAAAACCTATACATACGTCAGCCCATTTTTATCTATAAAACACAAACACCTCTTAACAGAATAGCACACCATACTAAATGGGTCTTTTGTGCATGCACATCGCTGCTACATCATCACTCAGTCACTATTCATCCACCTAAGATTGTGTTTGCATTACAGCACGCCTTGTCAATGGTGTGGTGCATGACACATTGCATTACATGTTGCGCAAGATGAAAACGATGGCAATTGTATGCATCAGATGTAATTACTTGCCTCAAATAAACTCCATAACTTTCTCAATGTTATCTAAGGATGAACGTCTTACACATGCCCGCTTATACATGTtagagcaaagctttctttgcgaaaccTATCCCGCTGGCAGCCGAGGCCCTTGCGCGGCCGCAACTGCGGTGGATTGTCGCCGGCGACACGAGGGTCCGGCTGACGCAATCGCAGCATACCGGCCACGGTGCAGTTAAACACCGTGGCCGGTATTTTAGATGCAGTTAAGCGCGCTGTCCGTACTACTATAGCTGTCCTCGAACGTGGGGGATTCGCGCAGAGGAGCGCGCACGGGCAAGAAGTCCATGAACTGGTTGTAATACGAGATCGGGGCCCATGGTTACGGCGGCACGATCGATCGAtggagaatcatcatcatcatcagcctggttatgcccactgcagggcaaaggcctctcccatacttctccaactaccccggtcatgtactaattgtggccatgttgtccctgcaaacttcttaatctcatccgcccacctaagtttctgccgccctctgctacgctttccttcccttggaatccattccgtaactcttaatggccatcggttatcttccctcctcattacgtgtcctgcccatgcccatttctttttcttgatttcatctaagatatcattaactcgcgtttgttccctcacccaatctgctcttttcttatcccttaacgttataccaatcattcttctttccatagctcgttgcgtcgtcctgaatttaagtagaacctttttcgtaagcctccaggtttctgccccgtacgtgagtactggtaagacacagctgttataaacttttctcttgagggataatggcaacctgctgttcatgatctgagaatgcctgccaaacgcaccccagcccattcttattcttctgattatttcagtctcatgatacggatccgcagtcactacctgtcctaagtagatgtattcccttaccacttccagtgtctcactacctattgtaaactgctgtatccttcagagactgttaaacattactttagttttctgcagattaatttttagacccacccttcggctttgcctctccaggtcagtgagcatgcattgcagttggtcccccgagttactaagcaaggcaatatcatcagcgaatcgcaactcttatccccaattcttcccaatccaggtctctgaatacctcctgtaaacacgctgtgaatagcatcggagagattgtatctccctgcctgacgcctttctttattgcgatttcgttgctttctttatggaggactacggtggctgtggagccgctatagatatctttcagtatttttacatacggctcgtctacaccctgattacgcaatgcctccatgacgactgaatcaaacgctttctcgtaatcaatgaaagctatatataaaggttggttatattccgcacatttttctatcacctgatttatagtgtgaatatggtctattgttgagtagcctttacggaatcctgcctggtcctttggttgacggaagtctaaggtgttcctgattctatttgcaattactttagtaaatattttgtaggcaacggacagtaaactgatcggtctataatttttcaagtctttggcgtcccctttcttatggattaggattatgttagcattcttccatgattccggtacgctcgaggtcataaggcattgcgtatacatggtggccagttttcctagaacaatctgcccaccatccttcaacaaatctgctgttacctggtcctccccagctgcctttcccctttgcatagctcccaaggctttctttaattctcccgccgttacttgcgggatttcaaattcctctagactattctctcttccattatcgtcgtgggtgccactggtactgtgtaaatctctatggaactcctcagccacttgaactatctcatccatattagtaatgatattgccggctttgtctcttaacgcatacatctgattcttgccaattccgagtttcttcttcactgcttttaggcttcctccgtttctgagagcatgttcaattctatccatattatatttcattatgtcagctgtcttacgcttgttgattaacttcgaaagttctgccagttctattctagctgtagggttagaggcgttcatacataggcgtttcttgatcagatctttcgtctcctgcgatagcttactggtatcctgtctaacggagttactgcagacttctattgcacactccttaacgatgcccacaagattgtcgttcattgcttcaacactaaggtcctcttccagagtctaagccgaatacctgttctgtagcttgatctggaattcctctattttccctcttaccgctaactcattgatcgacttcttatgtgccagttgctttcgttccctcctcaagtctaggctaattcgagttcttaccatcctaaggtcactgcagcacaccttgccgagcacatccacaccttgtacgatgccagggttagcgcagagtatgaagtctatttcatttctagtctcgccattcgggctcctccatgtccactttcggctatcccacttgcagaagaaggtattcattctccgcacattattctgttccgcaaactctactaataactctcccctgctattcctagtgcctatgccatattcccccactgccttgtctccagcctgcttcttgcctaccttggcattgaagtcgcccattagtatagtgtattttgttttcactctacccatcgccgattccatgtcttcatagaagctttcgacttcccgttcatcatgactggatgtaggggcgtagacctgtacaaccttcattttgtatctcttattaatttcacaacaagacctgccactctctcgttaatgctataaagttcctgtatgttaccaggtatgttcttattaatcaggaatccgactcctagttctcgtctctccgctaagccccggtagcacaggacgtgcccgctttttagcactgtgtatgcttcttttggcctcctagcttcactgagccctattatatcccatttacagccctctaattcatccaatagcactgctagactcacctcactagataacattctagcgttaagcgttgccaggttcatattccaatggcggcctgtccgtagCGAGGGATtcctagcaccctctgcagcgtcgcaggtctgaccgccgccgtggtcagttgcttcgcagctgctggggactgagggccggggtttgattgttgtgttcatataggaggttgtggccaagtactgcaccagggtgtccaatcctgctctggtgagggagtgcgttaccggttctggtcaccgggatcaggcagcactccaggcctgtttgtgcaattttctcaacacacggttttttttttttttttagtccggtggaaaattgcgcggcaccgggattcgaaccacggacctcttgcacgcgaggcgggtgttctacctctacgccaccgctgcacctaatAACTGGGCGAAAACGAGTTGTGAGAGGTCACGGGGGTCGGAGCACCGCGGTAAACGGTTCCGCCGAAACAGACGTTTAGGGTGGCCCTGACGAGGGCCGTTTGTGTGTGCCCGTGGGGCCGACTCGTGGAGGACGAGCTTTACTTCTTGGCTGCCTTCTTTGGGGTGGCCGCCTTCTTGGCCGCCGGCTTCTTGGGTTTCTTGGGCAGCGACGCCTTCTTCTCGGCCTTGGGCTTCTTTGCTGGCTTGGCCTTCTTGACCGCCACCTTCTTGGGAGCCTTTTTGGGAGACTTCTTGGGAGTCTTCTTGGCGGGCTTCTTGGCGGCTTTCTTGACGACTCCTGCAGCCTTGGCCTTTTTCTTCTCGCCCGCAGCGGCGCCCGCAGCCAGCTTGAACGAACCGCTGGCGCCCTTGCCCTTGGTCTGGACCAGCGCGCCCGAGGTGACGGCCGACTTGAGGTACTTGCGGATAAACGGCGACAGCTTCTCCACGTCCACCTTGTAGGTGGCCGCCATGTGCTTCTTGATGGCCTGCAGCGACGACCCTCCGCGCTCCTTCAGCTCGCCGATGGACGCGTTCACCATGGCCGACACCTTGGGGTGGCTGGCCGTGGTGCGGGGTTTGCCGGCTCCGCGCGCCGCCTTCTTCTTGGGGCTCTGGGGTGCCAACGACGCGGCCGGCGCGGCTGCGGCTGTGCTCGTCTCCTCGGCCATGACTGCTGCGAGAAAGAAAATGCTACGGACAAAAAACCTGTGCGAACGCTACGAGAGCAACCGACGAAGTGGCGTGTGACGGTCGACCGGGTGCGCGGcttcccggcggcggcggcgaaaaaAGCGCGCTCGCCGCTCATTGGCACAAATCGTGCTGCCGACCGGCCAATCGCGCGAGGCCGCGAGCCCGCGGGTCTCTACGATGCTGGAAATGTCGAAATTTCGTATCCGTTCACTTTTCGAGACCAGAAATGTCGCAAAAGATAGCTTTACAATGCCAACTACTTAGCACAGCCGGATGTATCGAACTCCTGGCTACCTGTAGAACCAAAATTGAACGCTGTGACGCAGCGCGTTACAATTTTGTGCGCACCAAACTACAACCATAGCATAGAAGACGCCATCGCTACGGTGTTCACGTTTGCTCATCGATACACTAGTTTCGGTGTCTAATCCACCTATCGTGTCACGATGACATCATTGGTCGATGCTGAACAGGCGACTCGCAAATTCTGGCTCAAATACAACCCGTTGGAGCTCAGGTTGCCCGAGTGAAAGCGCAAACTGCGCCGTACTCCGACATCAGTTTTTGTGTTTCTCGGGTCGCAGTTCGGGACCATTTCGGGCCCTAGTTTCACGCCTTGTGCCGCTTCGACCGGCCGCAACGGCGGCCCAGCGTATAGGGCCGCGTTCAGGCACTTTCTCGGCTCGGCACGAAAGTGCGGGAAAGTCCCAGGCGATCTGAAAGCGCTGCTTGCGGCCCGAAAAAGCCTGCGCGGCAACATTCTGGGCGCCGCAGCAGGCCAACGAAGCATCGCGCCGGCTTGTCTCGAACACGGATTCGCAGCTCTGATCTCCTAGTTTCAATCAGCAGGGCATCCCAGTTATGGGCTGCAACGCGAGCCCCTCCAGGAGCAGTAGAGGCCTGTTGCGGAAGCACACGCACCGACCGCGCGCTGTTTTCTCTGGGGGTGGGTAGGCTGAGCCTCACGGCAATCTGCACCGATTTTGTGGAAGTGTACAAAGAGCGAAGAATCATCTTTTTTTAGGTAGCAGTAGTAATTAAACTTAACAAGATGTATAGATTATAGGTAGTACAAGCCTGCCCTCCAACAtctagtcacgatgatgaggaagtagatcagttttatgaaattgttgaattagcgatgagaaaagtgcaaactcagtatactgcagtaatgggcgacttcaatgcaaaagtggggaaaaagcaggctggtgaacaattaagcaattggcaactaagGCGTgtattctaggaacgctagaggagaaatGCTGGTCGAATTCGTAGAAAGGAATAAGCCGCGaacaatgaacacctttttcaggaagcgtagcaacagaaagttgacctggaaaagcccttatggtgaaacaagaaatgaaattgattgcatactttctgccgataccagcatagtgcaggatgttcatGTGTTAGCTAGGATAAAGtccagtgatcataggttagtcagAGTtaagattcacctcaatttggggagagaaagagtaaaatcggtcaagaagaaacaagccaacctagaggcagtaagggtaaaagcagacaaattcaggctggtacttgcaaacaaatatgcagccttagaacagagggatgaagatgatatagaggtaattaatgaaaccgtaactaggctggcttctgaggcagcaagtgaagtgggaggcaaggcaaccaataggcaagctctcccaagtaacaaagggcctaataaagaaattAAACT
Proteins encoded in this window:
- the LOC126537443 gene encoding histone H1-like — protein: MAEETSTAAAAPAASLAPQSPKKKAARGAGKPRTTASHPKVSAMVNASIGELKERGGSSLQAIKKHMAATYKVDVEKLSPFIRKYLKSAVTSGALVQTKGKGASGSFKLAAGAAAGEKKKAKAAGVVKKAAKKPAKKTPKKSPKKAPKKVAVKKAKPAKKPKAEKKASLPKKPKKPAAKKAATPKKAAKK